The segment GCCAGCCGGGGCAGCTGCGGCAGGACCGTCACCAGGCAGGCCGAGCGGGAGGCGTGGCCGAAGGTCGCCGGGGCGACGTCCCGGGCCATCTTCTGGAACACCGCGTACGGGCCCTCGCGCAGGTAGGACTGCGCGCCGAGGACGCCGCGCAGCTCCTCCAGGGTGTCCAGCAGCATCCGGGAGGCCAGGTACTTGGACGCCGAGGCGAGCACCGGGGTCTCCTCCGGCAGCACCTGCAGGGCCCGGACCACCACCGTGGTGAACGCGTCCACGGCCAGCAGGTCGGCGAACGCCCGGCCCAGCACGGTGCGCACGTACGGCAGGTCGGCGGCGGCGCCGCCGTACAGCCGGCGCTCCAGGGCGAAGCCGACGGCGGTGCGCAGCGCGGTGTCCAGCGGGCCGACGCACATCGACGGGATGATGCTGCGGGTCAGCTGGAAGGACTTCAGCGCGGTCTCGATGCCCCGGCCGGGCTCGCCGAGCAGCGCGCCGTCGGGCACCGGGCAGTCGGTGAACCGGCCGCCGCCGAGCTGCACGCCGCGCATCCCGGAGCTGGGGAAGCGGTCCAGGTAGCGCAGCGCGCCGTCGGGCAGGCCGTCCTTGCGGACGAAGAACTGGCTGTGGCTGCGGCTGCCCCGGGCCTCGTCGGTGCGGGCGAACACCACCAGGGCGTCGGCCCGCCGGAAGTTGGTGACGATCTCCTTGGTGCCGTTCAGCAGCCAGCCGCCGCCGGGCGCCGGGCGGGCCGCGAACTCGGCGTGCGCGAAGTCGTTGCCGTGCGCGAGCTCGTGGTAGACCGAGGCGATCTTGCGGTTGTCCAGCAGCATCCCGGCGGCGGTGCGCCGCTGCTGCTCGTCGCCCGCGCTCCACAGGTTGACCGAGGCGATGAACGAGCTGAACCCGTAGCCCAGGCCCAGGCAGGGGTCGCGGCGCCACAGCGTGCGCAGCGCGGCCGCCAGCCGGTCGGCCCGGCCGAGCCGCCCGCCGTGCCGGACCGGCACGAACTCGGCGTTCAGCCCGAACGCGTCGAGCCGGCGCTCCCCCTCGGCGAACATCTCCTGCCGCTCGTCGGCGGCCAGGATCCCGGTGAAGCCGACCGGGTTGGCCGCGTCCCACGGGTCGCCGAGGGCGGCGTCCAGCAGGTCGGCCGGGGTCTCGGTGACAGTGATCACGACTGGTCCTCCGTGGCCAGGGGCGTTCCGAACGGGGTGACGGGGGTGTGCTCGCGCACGCCGCGCAGCACCGCCGCCGCCATCCGGTCGGTGAGCAGGTCGTCGTCCGCGGCGGCGGCCGGGGCCTCCCGTTCGAGCCGGGCGGCGAGCCGGCCGAGCAGCTCGCGCAGGGCGGCGCGGATCCACAGGGCGTCCTGCCAGAGCGGCTCGTCCGGGTGGCCGGCCCGGTTGGCGTGCCACAGCCGCAGCGCGGCGGCCGCCGCGTACAGCAGCTCGTAGCCGGCGGCGAGTTCGTACGCCTCGTGCTCGGGGTGGGCGGCCGGGCGGACCTCGGCGAGCCGCCAGTGCAGCTCGTCGGCCAGCCCGACCAGGTCGCGGACCTGGTCGAGCAGCGCCTCGGGCGCGCCGTCGACCGCCAGCTCGGCGGCCAGCGCGGGCAGCGACTGGACGGTCGAGCAGCCGGTGCGGGAGAGCAGGGCGAGCGCCGTGCGGTCCAGCGGGCGGGGCGGGGTGCCGGCGGCGGCGGCCTCGGCGAGGCCCTCGGCGTCTGCGGTGCCGGCCGCGAAGGAGCGCACCAGCCGCGGGAACTGGAGGGCCAGCGCGTTGCGGTTGACCGGCGTGGAGCCGTCGAAGACCGCGACGATCTGGTGGTCGCGCCAGACCTTCTGGAACGCCCCGTCCCGGTACACGTCGGTGAGGAAGGAGCGCGAGCCGAGCAGCTCGGCCAGCTCGCCGATCACGCCGTCGACCAGGGTCGGGGCGAGGCCCTTGACCACCGCGGAGACCACGCTGAGCTCGCCGGTCAGGGCGTGCGCGGAGCGGACGCCGGTGATCGCGGCGGCCTCGGTGGCCGCCAGCAGCGCCCCGCAGCGGGCCAGCACGGCGCGCACGTGGGCCCGTTCGGCCAGCGGCTTCTGCTGGATGATCCGCTCGGCGGCGAACTCCGCGGTCAGCCGCAGCGCGTGCTCGCCCGCGCCGAGCGAGAGCGCCGCGCACATGGTGCGGGTCAGCTGCAGGGCGCGCAGCACCGTCTCGGTGCCGGTGCCCTCGGCGCCGAGCAGGGCGTCGGCGGGCAGCACGGCGCCGGTGAACTCGATGCCGGAGATGTCGACGCCGCGGATGCCGTGGGTGCGGGCCTTCGGCAGCGGGCGGTGGGCGGCCGGGTCGAGGGCCGCCTTGTCGACCAGCAGCAGGCTGTGGGCGCGCGGGTGGCCCGGCTCGCCGGTGCGGGCCAGCACGGTCAGGTGGCTGCCCCGGGTGGCGTTGTTGATCGGCCACTTGGTGCCGTCCAGCCGCCAGCCGTCGGTGTTGTCGGTGTTGTCGGTCCCGTCACCGCTGCCGCTGCCGGTGCGGACGGCGGTGGCCTCGTTGGCCAGCAGGTCGGCGCCGTGGCCGGGCTCGGACAGCGCCCAGGCGACCCGGGCGCCGCCGAGCACCCGCCCGGCCAGCTCCCGGCACTGCCGCTCGCTGCCCGCGATCCACACCGGGGCGGTGCCCAGGTAGGTCTTGCCGTGGGCGACGGCCAGCGTGAGGTCGCGGCGGGCCAGGGTGCGCCACAGGCCGAGCAGCACCTCGTGGTCGGTGAGCCGGCCGCCGTGCTCGGCGGGCACGTAGTGGGCGGGCAGGCCGAAGGCGTCGAGCAGGGCGAGCGGGCCGGCCGGGAACTCCTCGTCCCGGTCCAGGGCGGCCAGCAGGGCGGGGGTGAGCCGCTCGGCCAGCAGGCCGTCCAGCTCGTCGGCGACGGCGACGGCGGGGGCGGTGGC is part of the Kitasatospora cineracea genome and harbors:
- a CDS encoding acyl-CoA dehydrogenase family protein, which produces MSTTATAPAVAVADELDGLLAERLTPALLAALDRDEEFPAGPLALLDAFGLPAHYVPAEHGGRLTDHEVLLGLWRTLARRDLTLAVAHGKTYLGTAPVWIAGSERQCRELAGRVLGGARVAWALSEPGHGADLLANEATAVRTGSGSGDGTDNTDNTDGWRLDGTKWPINNATRGSHLTVLARTGEPGHPRAHSLLLVDKAALDPAAHRPLPKARTHGIRGVDISGIEFTGAVLPADALLGAEGTGTETVLRALQLTRTMCAALSLGAGEHALRLTAEFAAERIIQQKPLAERAHVRAVLARCGALLAATEAAAITGVRSAHALTGELSVVSAVVKGLAPTLVDGVIGELAELLGSRSFLTDVYRDGAFQKVWRDHQIVAVFDGSTPVNRNALALQFPRLVRSFAAGTADAEGLAEAAAAGTPPRPLDRTALALLSRTGCSTVQSLPALAAELAVDGAPEALLDQVRDLVGLADELHWRLAEVRPAAHPEHEAYELAAGYELLYAAAAALRLWHANRAGHPDEPLWQDALWIRAALRELLGRLAARLEREAPAAAADDDLLTDRMAAAVLRGVREHTPVTPFGTPLATEDQS
- a CDS encoding acyl-CoA dehydrogenase, with the protein product MITVTETPADLLDAALGDPWDAANPVGFTGILAADERQEMFAEGERRLDAFGLNAEFVPVRHGGRLGRADRLAAALRTLWRRDPCLGLGYGFSSFIASVNLWSAGDEQQRRTAAGMLLDNRKIASVYHELAHGNDFAHAEFAARPAPGGGWLLNGTKEIVTNFRRADALVVFARTDEARGSRSHSQFFVRKDGLPDGALRYLDRFPSSGMRGVQLGGGRFTDCPVPDGALLGEPGRGIETALKSFQLTRSIIPSMCVGPLDTALRTAVGFALERRLYGGAAADLPYVRTVLGRAFADLLAVDAFTTVVVRALQVLPEETPVLASASKYLASRMLLDTLEELRGVLGAQSYLREGPYAVFQKMARDVAPATFGHASRSACLVTVLPQLPRLARRAWFASAPAPAGLFDLDADLPELDFGLLAAGSPHTDGLAATLVETAERLGGRGPAGRLAARFRDELAALREECRALAPQDITIGASPRAHAAAGRYTVVLAAAAVLGVWWHGQGGPRPELQDEAALLAALDRLDRRLPGRSVLTAAERADLDRQLFDRAVERFADRCLFDLTARHIPG